GCCAGTTATGCGCTGATGTCGTGGACGATCGTGCTGCTCAGCCCCATCCAGACGCTTTTCCTGATCCGCGAGCTGCGGGTGACCTCGGCGCAATATGGCCTGGCCGTCGCGATCCCGTGTGTCGGTGGCCTGGTCGGTGCCTTTTTCGCTCGGCGTATCGCGGAAAGACTCGGGATGTTGTCGACCATGCGGTGGTCCGGCCTGCTGCGCGGACCGTGGGTGTTGTTGGTGCCGTTGGCCTGGCCCGGCTGGTCGGGGCTCGCGGTGGCGATCGCCGGCTGGTGTGGCCTGCTGACCGCGGCCTCGATCTACAACGCGACGCAGACGACCTACCGGCAGCTGCACACCCCGGACCGGCTGATGGGTCGGGTGACGGCGAGCTGGTCGATGGTCGTACGGTGCGGCCAGCCGGTCGCGGCACTGGCCGGCGGCGGGCTGGCCACGGTCATCGGCCTGCGGCCGACTTTGGTTGTCGGCGCCATCATCCTCAGCGCTGCCGGACTATTGCTGCCGACGAAGGATTAGACCGGTTTCTTGCCGAAGACGTGGACGTGCGTGCCGGACGTGGTCATCGAGTAGAGCTTGCTCGCGTCGCCGCGCAGCAGGTTGATGCAGCCGTGCGAGCCGGGGCTGTCACCCTCGTACAGATAAGTGGTCGTCTGGTGGAAACCCATGTCGGCGTGGAACCGCTGCCAATATGGCAGGCGCACCCTGAAATACGACGAGATGGTCGATTTTTTCTTGTCGGAGATGGAAAAATGCCCAGGCGGTGTGGCCAGGCCGGCACGTCCGGTGCGGATCGGCGTCGGGCCGAAGGCGATCTTGCCGCCGTTGTTGACCCACATGGTCTGCGAGGTCAGGTCCACGCAGACGGTGAACTTTCCTCTCGTGTCACAGGCGTTGAGCCTGGCCGCGGCGAGCCGCTTGACGATGTTGCCGGTCACCTTCCCGGCGTAACCTTTGGCCGGCATGATCCGGAAACGCTGCTGGAACTTCGCGATCGCCACGCAGTCCTGCGGTGACTGCCTGCCGTCGACGACGACCTTGCCGAAGCCGGGATGGCTGTCCAGATAGCGCTCGACCGCGGCTTGCGCGGGACCGGTTTCGCCGCAGGACAGGCCTCTGGTGTTGGCCGCCGGTGTCGGCGACGGCTTGGTCGGCGGCATCTCCGGCGTCGCCGGCGTGTCGGCCGGCTCGGTGGCGACCCGCTGGACCTCGACCTGCTTCTGGACGGGCCGCGGCGGGCGGGGGATGACACCGGTCGCGTACGCGACTCCGGCGCCGGTCGCGGTCAGCACGACCACCGCCGCCACCGCCAAGCCGATCACCGTACGACGTGCCATGACCCCGCTCCTTCCGCGCCGACGACGCTGTCGGACTCCACGCATTAGACGTATCAGAGTCAGGCAAGGTTGCCGAGTTCTTTGGAGTTTCTTGGTGGTCACCCGTTTGTCAGGATTGGAGCCATTTCCGCACCTGAGTCAGCACGTCCGTGTCGTAATCCTGGCCGACCATCCGGCCCAGGTCGGCGATGGTGACGCCGCGGAGGGCCGCGCGCCAGGCGCGGTCGGCGGCGTGCATCGTACGTGCGATCGCGCATGGAGCCGTGCAGGCGTCCGGCGGCGCCGCCAGCGGTCCACGCTGGCGGATTTCCGTACAGACAAACGTCGACCCGGGTCCTTCGACCGCCTCCACCACGTCGAGCACGGTGATCTGCTCGGCGGACCGGGTCAACGTGTAGCCGCCGGATTTTCCTTGCACCGACTGGACAAGAGCGGCGCGGGACAGCGTCTGCAGCTGTTTTGCCAGATAAGTCGCCGATACGCCGTGCAGCTCGGCCAGCCGTGTCGCCGGCACCGGCTCCGGTGCCGTGGTGAGCACCACGCAGCAGTGCAGGGCCGACTCGACGCCACCGGACAACTTCACGGCCCCAGTGTACTTGACTCGGACAGCAATTGTCCGAGTATTATCTCGGACAGAATCCATCCGAGTTTGGAGCTGAT
The Fodinicola acaciae DNA segment above includes these coding regions:
- a CDS encoding L,D-transpeptidase family protein codes for the protein MARRTVIGLAVAAVVVLTATGAGVAYATGVIPRPPRPVQKQVEVQRVATEPADTPATPEMPPTKPSPTPAANTRGLSCGETGPAQAAVERYLDSHPGFGKVVVDGRQSPQDCVAIAKFQQRFRIMPAKGYAGKVTGNIVKRLAAARLNACDTRGKFTVCVDLTSQTMWVNNGGKIAFGPTPIRTGRAGLATPPGHFSISDKKKSTISSYFRVRLPYWQRFHADMGFHQTTTYLYEGDSPGSHGCINLLRGDASKLYSMTTSGTHVHVFGKKPV
- a CDS encoding RrF2 family transcriptional regulator, with product MKLSGGVESALHCCVVLTTAPEPVPATRLAELHGVSATYLAKQLQTLSRAALVQSVQGKSGGYTLTRSAEQITVLDVVEAVEGPGSTFVCTEIRQRGPLAAPPDACTAPCAIARTMHAADRAWRAALRGVTIADLGRMVGQDYDTDVLTQVRKWLQS